One Setaria italica strain Yugu1 chromosome I, Setaria_italica_v2.0, whole genome shotgun sequence DNA window includes the following coding sequences:
- the LOC101779384 gene encoding uncharacterized protein LOC101779384, whose product MHLHAAGAVHLQYFMPRHQPHQEATDLQVQDSSSAVCRRSLSSSTSPAGAAMWEYHHHQAAHAAALQAASSSASSLFPSWSSSYAGTTAALLGSAGSAFATDASSSPPDMRLPAAGEHGHGHPWSQHGEQSNSTCYRENFLDLLASKNVTQEMFEDVPADAGHYSAHHQALSGRLGAGSDVAPIKYEATGSPLFFGNSNPPGMHQGMNMAGCTPCYPYADHHQMKEGSNQQQELAAPAMASFLHQLSTNTSVGMHGSLDYSGMGLDKICQEGRAVEASGSFGMRSLPDLSSFSGYRSNAESTSSVQPYLRSSNLSDSSKQEQDIVSARSSSSGSGAASERKKRPSEERTSNVKKSKQEGSKASPPKPQVPKVKIGEKITALQQIVSPFGKTDTASVLFETIKYIKFLHEQVQLLSEPYTNSSRNKGNLPWVVEHAETSKGDQAEHDLRNRGLCLVPVSWTPEVYRDGTAMDYWTPAYRGCLYR is encoded by the exons ATGCACCTGCACGCAGCCGGCGCGGTGCACCTCCAGTATTTCATGCCCCGGCACCAGCCGCATCAGGAAGCCACCGACCTACAGGTGCAGGATTCCTCCTCGGCCGTGTGCAGGCGCAGCTTGTCGTCGTCCACTTCGCCGGCGGGCGCCGCCATGTGGGAGTATCATCATCACCAGGCGGCGCATGCGGCGGCCTTGCAGGCTGCCTCCTCGTCGGCGTCTTCTCTATTCCCCTCGTGGAGCTCATCATACGCCGGGACTACGGCGGCGCTCCTCGGCTCCGCCGGCTCGGCCTTCGCCACCGACgcctcgtcctcgccgcccgACATGCGCCTCCCGGCTGCGGGGGAGCACGGCCACGGCCATCCATGGAGCCAGCACGGCGAACA AAGCAACAGCACATGCTACAGGGAGAACTTCCTCGACCTGCTCGCGTCCAAGAACGTGACGCAGGAGATGTTCGAGGACGTCCCCGCCGACGCCGGTCACTACTCCGCGCATCATCAGGCTCTGTCAGGACGGCTCGGAGCAGGCTCCGATGTTGCACCGATCAAGTACGAGGCCACCGGCTCGCCGCTGTTCTTTGGGAACTCTAATCCTCCCGGTATGCACCAGGGGATGAACATGGCGGGTTGCACGCCATGCTACCCCTACGCAGACCACCACCAGATGAAGGAAGGCAGCAACCAGCAGCAAGAGCTTGCGGCACCGGCCATGGCTTCCTTTCTTCACCAGCTGAGTACAAATACTAGTGTTGGCATGCATGGTAGTTTGGATTATTCGGGTATGGGACTTGACAAGATTTGCCAGGAGGGCCGAGCTGTGGAGGCTAGCGGCTCCTTTGGCATGAGGAGCTTGCCGGATCTCAGCTCTTTCAGTGGCTACAGATCAAACGCAGAATCGACATCGTCGGTGCAACCGTACCTGAGATCCAGCAATCTGTCTGACAGCAGTAAACAAGAACAGGATATTGTGTCG GCAAGGAGTAGCAGCAGcggcagtggagctgcgagtgAACGCAAGAAGCGGCCGTCCGAGGAGAGGACGAGCAACGTGAAGAAGTCGAAGCAAGAGGGCTCCAAAGCATCTCCTCCCAAG CCACAAGTGCCTAAAGTGAAGATAGGAGAGAAGATCACCGCATTGCAGCAGATCGTTTCGCCATTCGGGAAG ACTGATACAGCATCAGTGCTATTTGAGACGATCAAGTACATCAAGTTTTTGCATGAACAAGTGCAG TTGCTGAGCGAGCCGTACACGAATTCGAGCAGGAACAAG GGTAACCTTCCATGGGTAGTGGAGCATGCAGAGACGAGCAAGGGAGATCAGGCAGAGCACGACCTGAGGAACAGGGGCCTCTGCTTGGTCCCTGTCTCGTGGACCCCGGAAGTGTACCGGGACGGCACCGCGATGGACTACTGGACGCCGGCGTACAGGGGCTGCCTGTACCGATGA
- the LOC101778835 gene encoding uncharacterized protein LOC101778835, producing MAAMGWSDLPPELLTDIAGGITELADIARFRSVCSSWRSAAGDAAAAPPPQPPWLLLPSSPSRLFFCPREDRIYPDLRLPRPAAEAHHRRRRLYASPHGWALAVDPTDLAASLVHPFNGATRPLPPLPAFFKETDDLAWDWSPHGVMVSCGEGIHFCASGPPAADSWAPIPALADCNASSINYAGGKFFVFEEDVCRTAIVDAVTLAVAAVIPAPAVELPSEARLAVAGDELFLLVKSKWMYLFGDDVDFSKAFHVNHRGVNPAWQELAGIGDRALFIDSLHGFAVPTAGFGNLESNTIYTVSINEVSNRRPTKVNYSVSAFSLESRSSKKLACRLNGRNMAMRGESPSWIVPSLIEG from the coding sequence ATGGCCGCCATGGGCTGGTCGGacctcccgccggagctcctcACCGACATCGCCGGCGGGATCACGGAGCTCGCTGACATCGCGCGGTTCCGCTCCGTCTGCTCGTCCTGGCGctcggcggcgggcgacgcggcggccgcgcccccgccgcagccgccgtggctcctcctcccgtcctccCCGTCCCGGCTCTTCTTCTGCCCCCGGGAGGACCGCATCTACCCGGACCTCCGCCTGCCCCGCCCCGCAGCGGAggcgcaccaccgccgccgccgcctctacGCGTCACCGCACGGGTGGGCCCTCGCCGTCGACCCCACGGATCTCGCGGCCTCCCTCGTCCACCCCTTCAACGGCGCCACCCGcccgctcccgccgctcccggccttctTCAAGGAGACCGACGACCTGGCCTGGGACTGGTCCCCGCACGGCGTCATGGTGTCCTGCGGCGAGGGCATCCATTTCTGCGCCTccggcccgcccgccgccgactCATGGGCCCCGATCCCCGCCCTCGCCGACTGCAACGCCAGCAGCATCAACTACGCAGGCGGCAAGTTCTTCGTCTTCGAGGAGGACGTTTGCCGCACCGCCATCGTCGACGCCGTCACCCTCGCCGTCGCAGCCGTCATCCCGGCTCCGGCCGTCGAGCTCCCCTCCGAGGCGCGCCTCgcggtcgccggcgacgagctcttcctcctcgtcaagTCCAAGTGGATGTACCTCTTCGGCGACGACGTCGACTTCTCCAAGGCCTTCCACGTCAACCACCGCGGCGTCAATCCGGCTTGGCAGGAGCTCGCCGGCATCGGCGACCGCGCGCTCTTCATCGATTCCCTCCACGGCTTCGCGGTGCCGACGGCGGGATTTGGCAACCTCGAGAGCAACACCATCTACACTGTGAGCATCAATGAGGTGAGCAACAGGCGTCCCACCAAGGTGAACTACAGCGTGTCGGCGTTCAGCCTGGAGAGCCGGAGCTCCAAGAAACTTGCGTGCCGGCTTAACGGCCGGAACATGGCGATGCGTGGCGAGTCCCCATCGTGGATCGTACCAAGCTTAATTGAAGGTTGA